The Bacillus sp. 2205SS5-2 sequence ATTGGTTGGAAGTTTTTAGGTAAGAATGTTTTCCTTTATACCGTTATCGGAACAGTTTGTGTTTCCGTTTTCTTGGAGGTTTTCCAACGATTCGAAATCGAAATTGGATTAGATGGAGACTTATTTTTGGCCGCACTTTTTGCTGGAATCTTTATCGGTATAGGTCTTGGGATTATTTTTCGCTATGGCGGTACAACTGGTGGTGTCGACATTATTGCTCGTCTTACCCATAAATATATTGGTTGGAGCATGGGGAAAACGATGTTTTTATTTGACGCCATTGTTATTACCATTTCATTAATTGCTTATTTAGAGGCACGAGAAGCGATGTATACTCTTGTTGCGGTGTTCGTGGGTGCAAGAGTCATTGATTTTATGCAAGAAGGTGCATACGCGGCAAGAGGTGCAATGATTATTTCTGAACATCACGAGCAAATCTCTGCTAAGATTCTCGAAAAAATGGATCGAGGTGTTACGGTTCTTAAAGGGCATGGTGCTTTTACAAAGTCTGAGCGAGAAGTTTTATATTGTGTGGTGGGGAAAAATGAAATCGTTCGCTTGAAAAATATCATTACCGCGGTTGATCCTCATGCCTTTGTCTCTGTAACGGTTGCACACGATGTTTTAGGGGAAGGCTTCACCTTAGATCAGGACAAGAATCCGATCGAAGTCTAATAGGTAACTATCGTAACTCTTTTGAAAAGGCTCTTTTCGTACACATTGTGGCTATTTCATCTGATTTCTGATTAAATCGCCTATTCCACTGTTTATAGACTGGTTCGAAAAGCAACAACCTTTGCGAAAACAGACTTTGAAAAATAACCCAGTACTTATTAACAGATTTTTAGAGATCTGACTGTAATCGTAAAACGTAATAACCAATAAAAATATGTGTTATCATGCAGGTATTTATTGATTCTGTTGTTCGTGATTCAGAATTTGTAAATAAAAATTGAATAGGTTCACGTGCGGAATTTGAGATCTAAAAAAGAAGTCACGGTAACCGTGACTTCTTTTTTAATCATCGCCCTGCATTCCTGTATAGATAAGAACAAGACGTAATAATTCAATCACTGCTACAGCAGCGGCTGCAACATATGTTAAGGCGGCTGCATTCAATACCTTTTTTGCATGGCGCTCTTCATCATTACGAATCAAGCCTAAATTCACAATTTGATCCATTGCACGATTGGATGCATTAAACTCGACTGGCAGGGTAATTAATTGAAATAAAACACCCGCTGCCATTAATACAATGCCCAATAGCAACATACCAGAAAGTTGCGAAAAGAACCCAATCATAATAAAGATCCAGGATACGTTTGAACCTATGTTAGCTACCGGTACTAGCGCATGACGAAATCGTAGAAATGCATAACGTTCTTTATCTTGAATTGCATGGCCCACTTCATGTGCAGCAACCGCAGCACCCGCAACAGAATGTCCTTGATAATTAGTGGGGGATAGAGCAACGGTTTTCGTCATAGGATTATAGTGGTCACTTAGAAAGCCACGACCCTCGACCACTCTTACTGCTTGCAAACCATTCTCGTCAAGAATTCGTCTGGCTACTTCTCTTCCACTCATTTCCGCCGTCGTTGCTACCTGTGAATATTTCTTATATGTCTTTTTCACTTTCATCTGTGCCCAGATAGGAATCAGGGAAATTAAGATGAAATATAGAATAAACATTTTCTACCTCCAAGGTGATGTTTTCATCGTATATTATACCCTATAAGAAGGTTCGTCAATCTTTAAGTTTTTTTTGCTTTTTCTCCGTCTTCTCCACGGAATACTTTCGGAAGCTCACATAAGATAATGTTCCCATAATAATACTGCCTGTGGTAATGATAACCCACCACAAAGATGGATCAGCTTCATCTTCCATCATGTTATCAAATAATTGTTCCAAATCCTGTTCTAATTCATTTATTTGTTCCAAAGCCTCTGCACTTTCCATCACTTCTGTCCTGTAATGATCTATATAAGCTATTTGAGTGTCTAGCCTTTGTACATTTTCAACTTTCACATCTAACTTGATGCTTGGTTGAATCACACTGTACTGAGATAAAAAAACATTGAGAGAGCGATGGTAGCTTTCGTGATTTTTGTGTTCAGCAGCGACCTTAACTTCATTGTAAGCTCTCATGATTCTATTTTCCATCTGGGTCCATAATGGCTGATATTCAGACGAAAGAGCATCCACCACTAAACGAAAACTGGTCACACTCTTAATTCTTTCTTCAGTTGGAAGATTCGCACTGTTAACGGATTGTAGTGCGCCATCATATGATAGGGTCACTATTCTTAGTTCATCCATTGTAAATGACTGCTCATGTACAGTAATTGTCGTAAACTCATTGGAAAAATACTCTAGTAATTTCTTTGCTTCCTCGTATTTACCCGCTTTCGTCATCTCTAAAGCCTTATCTGCAATGTAGTCTAACTCTGAAAGCGGAGACTCTTCGGCTAGGATAGGTACTGCATACATCACAAAACAAAAAATGATAGCCCATGCAAAAAAGAACTTCTTCATCCACGTCCCCCCTCATACTCCTACTAAAATGTATGATGAAGTGGACAAGTTTAGACCATCATTCTATTTCTGAAAAGGTAGATCAAGATCTACCTTTTGTTTGCGAAGGGAATACCAATAGGCCAAGCCAATTGATACTAAACTTAGCCAAAAAGTAAAATAACCAATTTCACTGATGTAGAGGTGTAAACTAGAATATATAGGGTATTGCATATACACATAATCGATAATATCATTATGTAAGGTCCAAATAGCGGCTAGAAGTAGATGCCACCCTTTTATTCGGTAAAACGGCGCATAGAGCAGCCCTTGAATCGCCATCGCTCCATGAGAGACAATCAACATATATCCCTGCCAAGGAAGATACCCCGTCACATTTAAGGTCAACAAGTTCATCACTACAGCCCAAACGCCATATTTAAACAACGTGACGATGGCTAACGCTTCAATTACACCCCAATTTTTCCCAAATAAAAAAGCGAAAAGTGCTAAACAGAAAAACAAACTAGCCGTAGGACTATCTGGAACAAACGGAATAAAATAAGCACTCGTTATTTCAAGTTGCGGCATATACCAAATATATCCATATGCCGTTCCGAAAATGTTTATTAACAATAATAAACCAATAAAACGTTTATCTCCTAAAATTGAATATATAATAGTCATCAAAATCACCCTCTGTTTCCAGTTCAAATAGCTAGAAATATAAACCATTTCAAATAATATTTCATCACTCTGTAAAAAAAAGAGCCAGTATATGAACTGACTCTTTCCTCATTATTTTTTCGACATCTCAGATAGGTATTGAGCAAGTTTTTCTAGTTCTTCATCAGAACCCTTGAAAATACCACCCATCATACTACCTTGACCATTCACAGCAATATCTGCCACTTCTTCTGGGTCTAAATCAGCACCTACTAGAGCAGGTCCAGCTACACCTTCTAAGTTCTCACCATGACAGTTAATACAGGTTTGATCTGTGTAGATTTGATATCCCTCAGCTTCTTTATCAACTTCAACTTCAGCGACAATTTTCCCTTGAGCTTTTGCAGCATCCCAATCATGGAATGCTACTGATTGCCATGTTAAGAAAATAATCCCAGCTAGAGCTAATAACATAAAGCCTGTTGCAAAAGGACGCTTCGACGGTTTACGTTCAGGTCCACGATCGATAAAAGGAGCTAACAATAAGCCACCAAAAGCAAGTCCTGGAACAATAAATGCTCCAACTACGTTATAGGGACCTGAAGCAAATGGAAACTTCAGCAATTGATATAGAAATAAGAAATACCAGTCAGGTAATGGAATATAACCCGCATCTGTTGGGTCCGCAATACGTTCAAGCGGCGATGGGTGAGCAATTGTCAAACTTAAATATCCGATTAAGAATACAGCTCCAACCATCCATTCTTTTAATAGAAAGTTGGGCCAGAAGGCTTCTGTTTTCCCTGGGAATTCCGAATAGTCTTTAGGTATGTTCGGTTTTCGTTCTGCTGGTACTCGTGAGTCACCAACAAATTTCATCCCTTTTCCGCGATGCATATTTGTCCCCCTCCTTCATTTATAGATTCATCATTAGTATTGTGGATTTTACTACAATGGTCCTGAAATACCTTGTTTACGGATCATTATGAAATGAGCGCCCATTAATCCAAGTAGTGCAGCCGGAAGGAAGAATACATGAATCGCAAAGAAGCGTGTAAGTGTTTGAGCACCGACAATATCAGGATCTCCAGCGAGCAATGTTTTTACAGCATCTCCAATAAATGGAGTGGCTCCAGCAATTTCTAAACCTACTTTAGTTGCAAATAGCGCTTTCATATCCCAAGGTAATAAATAACCTGTAAAACCTAATCCTAGCATGACGAAGAATATTAATACTCCGACTACCCAGTTTAATTCACGAGGTTTTTTATAAGCACCCTGGAAGAATACACGTAGTGTATGTAAGAACATCATCACGATAACCAGACTTGCTCCCCAGTGATGCATACCTCGGACAATTTGCCCGAATGCTACTTCATTTTGAAGATAGAAAACGGATTGCCAAGCATTTTCAATGTCTGGCACATAATACATTGTTAAAAACATACCAGATAAAATTTGAATTACAGTTACAAAAAAAGTTAAACCTCCAAAACAGTAAACGAATGCCGAAAAGTGATGGGCCGGGTTTACGTGTTCCGGTACTTCGTGGTCTGCAATATCGCGCCATAAAGGCGTAATATCTAGTCGCTCATCGACCCAATCATAAATCTTATTAAGCATGTATTACGCCTCCTTTACGAAATATTGTTTGCCATTGGCTTACCTAAGTATAAGTAGCCGTCACGCACTTCTGTTGGGTATGCATCTAGTGGTCCAAGTGGTG is a genomic window containing:
- a CDS encoding YitT family protein, translating into MLFGLRLKNILFIIFGSAIFSFGIVHFNMQNNLAEGGFTGITLLLYFTLKINPSYSNLLLNIPLFFIGWKFLGKNVFLYTVIGTVCVSVFLEVFQRFEIEIGLDGDLFLAALFAGIFIGIGLGIIFRYGGTTGGVDIIARLTHKYIGWSMGKTMFLFDAIVITISLIAYLEAREAMYTLVAVFVGARVIDFMQEGAYAARGAMIISEHHEQISAKILEKMDRGVTVLKGHGAFTKSEREVLYCVVGKNEIVRLKNIITAVDPHAFVSVTVAHDVLGEGFTLDQDKNPIEV
- a CDS encoding zinc metallopeptidase; its protein translation is MFILYFILISLIPIWAQMKVKKTYKKYSQVATTAEMSGREVARRILDENGLQAVRVVEGRGFLSDHYNPMTKTVALSPTNYQGHSVAGAAVAAHEVGHAIQDKERYAFLRFRHALVPVANIGSNVSWIFIMIGFFSQLSGMLLLGIVLMAAGVLFQLITLPVEFNASNRAMDQIVNLGLIRNDEERHAKKVLNAAALTYVAAAAVAVIELLRLVLIYTGMQGDD
- the ypjB gene encoding sporulation protein YpjB codes for the protein MKKFFFAWAIIFCFVMYAVPILAEESPLSELDYIADKALEMTKAGKYEEAKKLLEYFSNEFTTITVHEQSFTMDELRIVTLSYDGALQSVNSANLPTEERIKSVTSFRLVVDALSSEYQPLWTQMENRIMRAYNEVKVAAEHKNHESYHRSLNVFLSQYSVIQPSIKLDVKVENVQRLDTQIAYIDHYRTEVMESAEALEQINELEQDLEQLFDNMMEDEADPSLWWVIITTGSIIMGTLSYVSFRKYSVEKTEKKQKKLKD
- a CDS encoding DUF1405 domain-containing protein — translated: MTIIYSILGDKRFIGLLLLINIFGTAYGYIWYMPQLEITSAYFIPFVPDSPTASLFFCLALFAFLFGKNWGVIEALAIVTLFKYGVWAVVMNLLTLNVTGYLPWQGYMLIVSHGAMAIQGLLYAPFYRIKGWHLLLAAIWTLHNDIIDYVYMQYPIYSSLHLYISEIGYFTFWLSLVSIGLAYWYSLRKQKVDLDLPFQK
- a CDS encoding menaquinol-cytochrome c reductase cytochrome b/c subunit codes for the protein MHRGKGMKFVGDSRVPAERKPNIPKDYSEFPGKTEAFWPNFLLKEWMVGAVFLIGYLSLTIAHPSPLERIADPTDAGYIPLPDWYFLFLYQLLKFPFASGPYNVVGAFIVPGLAFGGLLLAPFIDRGPERKPSKRPFATGFMLLALAGIIFLTWQSVAFHDWDAAKAQGKIVAEVEVDKEAEGYQIYTDQTCINCHGENLEGVAGPALVGADLDPEEVADIAVNGQGSMMGGIFKGSDEELEKLAQYLSEMSKK
- the qcrB gene encoding menaquinol-cytochrome c reductase cytochrome b subunit, translating into MLNKIYDWVDERLDITPLWRDIADHEVPEHVNPAHHFSAFVYCFGGLTFFVTVIQILSGMFLTMYYVPDIENAWQSVFYLQNEVAFGQIVRGMHHWGASLVIVMMFLHTLRVFFQGAYKKPRELNWVVGVLIFFVMLGLGFTGYLLPWDMKALFATKVGLEIAGATPFIGDAVKTLLAGDPDIVGAQTLTRFFAIHVFFLPAALLGLMGAHFIMIRKQGISGPL